A genomic window from Nicotiana sylvestris chromosome 11, ASM39365v2, whole genome shotgun sequence includes:
- the LOC138880902 gene encoding uncharacterized protein — translation MKGVMRFGKKGKLSPRYVGPYQIVQRIGRVAYKLDLPPELEAIHPVFHISMLRKFLGDPSCISPIEDIEVSENLSYEEIPIAILDRQIRKLQTKEVASVKVLWRSNNVEEMTWEVEEDMKSRYPHLFESSGDMPETNMAGVAHISTSDS, via the coding sequence atgaagggtgtaatgagatttggtaagaaaggaaaactcagCCCTAGATATGTTGGGCCATATCAGATTGTTCAGAGAATTGGGCGAGTAGCCTACAAACTTGACCTGCCACCAGAATTAGAAGCAATCCATCCGGTATTTCACatttccatgcttcggaaattcTTAGGTGATCCTTCTTGCATCAGCCCTATCGAGGATATTGAAGTTTCCGAGAACTTGTCATATGAAGAAATACCTATTGCCATTCTTGACCGTCAAATCCGTAAGCTACAGACTAAAGAGGTAGCCTCagtaaaagtactttggaggagcaATAATGTAGAGGAAATGACATGGGAGGTCGAGGAGGACATGAAGTCCAGATACCCTCATTTATTTGAGTCTTCAGGTGATATGCCTGAGACAAACATGGCAGGTGTTGCACATATATCAACCAGTGACAGTTAA